A single genomic interval of Pochonia chlamydosporia 170 chromosome 7, whole genome shotgun sequence harbors:
- a CDS encoding DNA-3-methyladenine glycosylase (similar to Metarhizium acridum CQMa 102 XP_007808951.1), which yields MAATRRSSRLSAQSDAKPPPSHSMPPPPKDQPPNSKQNNRKRKASTSKATAPVTPTKRRTQHIQPAPPLTPTPSAARVIAEPAQVPKPRNATVTRLADPRATNATLLSPETSRVVASKDIEPESPSKKPGSRITTDNLLDVACAHLISVDEKMRPLVERNHCKMFSPEGLAEKIDPFESLASGIISQQVSGAAAKSIKAKFVALFDTPEGGSRFPHPSEVAPMSIEKLRTAGLSQRKAEYIKGLAEKFTNGELSTKILHEAPYEELVEKLISVRGLGRWSVEMFACFGLKRMDVFSVGDLGVQRGMAAFVGRDVAKLKSKGGKWKYMSEKEMLEISEKFAPYRSLFMWLMWRVEDSYTDVSTLE from the coding sequence ATGGCCGCAACAAGACGATCATCACGGCTCAGCGCTCAATCAGACGCAAAACCCCCTCCCTCACACTCAatgccaccaccgccaaaagACCAACCTCCAAACTCGAAGCAGAATAATcgcaagcgcaaggcttccacatcaaaagcaacagcGCCAGTGACACCTACAAAGCGACGAACGCAACACATCCAGCCGGCGCCGCCATTGACTCCCACGCCCAGCGCGGCAAGAGTCATTGCAGAACCAGCACAAGTTCCAAAACCTCGAAATGCCACAGTTACGAGATTAGCTGACCCGCGGGCTACTAATGCCACGCTCCTCTCGCCAGAGACATCCAGGGTCGTTGCATCCAAGGATATTGAGCCTGAATCGCCATCCAAGAAGCCTGGCTCTAGAATTACTACGGATAACTTACTAGACGTTGCGTGTGCGCACTTGATCAGCGTGGATGAGAAGATGCGGCCACTGGTAGAGAGAAACCACTGCAAGATGTTCTCGCCTGAAGGACTGGCCGAGAAGATTGACCCTTTTGAGAGTCTAGCCAGCGGTATCATATCACAGCAGGTATCTGGGGCGGCGGCGAAGTccatcaaagccaagttCGTTGCGCTGTTTGATACTCCGGAGGGAGGGTCAAGATTTCCTCATCCGTCAGAAGTTGCGCCCATGTCGATTGAGAAGCTTCGCACGGCGGGATTGTCGCAGCGCAAGGCGGAATACATCAAGGGTCTCGCGGAGAAGTTTACAAACGGCGAGCTGAGCACCAAAATCTTACATGAGGCTCCGTacgaggagcttgttgagaagtTGATTTCCGTTCGCGGACTGGGTAGATGGTCGGTTGAGATGTTTGCCTGCTTCGGGTTGAAGAGAATGGATGTGTTTTCTGTTGGGGATCTAGGCGTCCAGAGAGGCATGGCGGCGTTTGTGGGAAGGGACGTGGCAAAGTTGAAATCCAAGGGGGGCAAGTGGAAGTACATGTCGGAGAAGGAAATGTTGGAGATATCTGAGAAATTTGCGCCGTATAGAAGTTTGTTTatgtggttgatgtggaGGGTTGAGGATAGCTATACAGATGTGAGTACATTGGAGTAG
- a CDS encoding ATP-dependent RNA helicase DBP5 (similar to Verticillium alfalfae VaMs.102 XP_003008854.1): MADLASRITDPNESTTDTAKDASAASNAQVDGASAAIGGSALHEADGDVEVTISGGDNEAPIYSASTWDDLGLSEHILKGLLAENFLKPSKIQGRSLPLMLSNPPKNMVAQSQSGTGKTVAFLTASLSRIDFTQPEQPQALILAPTQELADQIYRNIHTIGRFIENLKVALAIPQRIPRGEAVRASVVVGTPGTVLDLGRRKQLDGSKLKVLVLDEADNMLDQAGLGDQCLRVKLQLLPPDTRASIQVLLFSATFPARVKDYIPKFAPNANSLTLKTKELTVKGISQMFIDCPDENARYDILCKLYGLMTIGQSVIFVKTRKSANEIQRRMTDDGHKVTVLHGEFDSNERQELLAKFRSGESKVLITTNLLSRGIDVSSVSMVINYDIPMKPGPKGDEPDAETYLHRIGRTGRFGRIGVSISFVYDQKSFDSLSAIALHFGIDLVNLPTDDWDEAEEKVKQVIKKNSAQAAYVPKVEDNQPAPASAS; this comes from the exons ATGGCTGATCTCGCAAGCCGCATCACGGACCCCAACGAGTCGACCACTGATACTGCCAAGGATGCCTCAGCCGCTTCAAACGCGCAGGTCGACGGTGCATCTGCCGCCATCGGCGGCTCAGCCTTACACGAAGCAGACGGTGATGTAGAAGTCACCATTAGCGGTGGTGACAATGAGGCTCCTATATATTCGGCTTCTACATGGGATGATTTGGGATT GTCAGAGCATATCCTGAAGGGTCTCTTGGCGGAGAACTTCTTGAAGCCATCCAAAATCCAAGGCAGATCATTGCCCCTCATGCTGAGCAATCCTCCCAAGAACATGGTCGCCCAGTCGCAGTCTGGTACCGGAAAGACTGTTGCCTTCCTCACGGCCAGTTTATCCCGTATCGATTTCACCCAGCCTGAGCAGCCACAGGCTTTGATCTTAGCACCTACGCAAGAACTGGCCGACCAGATCTACAGGAACATTCATACCATTGGACGATTTATCGAAAACCTCAAGGTTGCGCTTGCCATTCCGCAGAGGATTCCCCGAGGCGAGGCAGTCCGTGCCAGTGTGGTTGTCGGTACCCCAGGCACCGTCCTGGACCTGGGTCGCCGGAAGCAGCTGGATGGCTCCAAGCTGAAGGTCCTCGTTCTCGACGAGGCTGATAACATGTTGGACCAGGCTGGTCTAGGTGATCAATGTCTCCGTGTGAAGCTTCA ACTCCTGCCCCCCGACACCAGGGCGAGCATCCAAGTGCTCCTCTTCTCCGCTACGTTCCCAGCACGTGTCAAGGATTATATTCCCAAGTTTGCCCCCAACGCAAACAGTTTGACTCTGAAGACGAAAGAGCTCACGGTCAAGGGCATCTCTCAAATGTTTATTGACTGCCCGGACGAGAACGCTCGATATGATATCCTCTGCAAACTCTACGGCCTGATGACTATTGGACAGTCGGTTATTTTCGTAAAG ACCCGTAAAAGTGCCAATGAAATCCAGCGGCGCATGACGGATGACGGCCACAAGGTCACTGTTCTGCATGGTGAATTCGACAGCAATGAACGACAAGAGTTACTCGCCAAGTTTCGCAGCGGAGAAAGCAAGGTCCTCATCACGACCAACTTATTGTCCCGTGGTATCGACGTCTCTAGTGTCTCCATGGTCATCAACTACGATATTCCGATGAAGCCTGGGCCGAAAGGGGACGAGCCCGATGCTGAGACATATCTGCACCGTATTGGACGAACTGGACGGTTCGGTCGCATTGGCGTCAGTATCAGCTTCGTTTATGATCAAAAGAGCTTTGACTCCCTTAGTGCTATCGCATTGCACTTTGGTATCGACTTGGTTAACTTGCCCACGGATGATTGGGATGAGGCTGAAGAGAAGGTCAAGCAAGTTATCAAGAAGAATAGCGCACAAGCCGCTTATGTTCCCAAGGTGGAGGACAACCAGCCAGCACCCGCATCAGCTTCTTAG
- a CDS encoding G-patch domain-containing protein (similar to Metarhizium acridum CQMa 102 XP_007808949.1) — protein MAAPPPPPPAKAPFSLYDNLMDPNDPAPATISSAPVLYNQGESGAEAKKSLDPALRFQPIRRPPIKQAKPKGSVFPKSISASNPPSAAEAGTNSAQSADPTSTTSATGLPAKSTLADWAATEDDEWRYGVGEKRQRGGRKKKKKQQQMQAETDWDEIYDPARPTNIEEYLRSDEKIDEVREWKAMLYRHRKRHDESDISDDDEEDSRPVPSNQFAPPPSYGFVPPPPASPPSAPPPEESGDDAYARRLALSSNNQPPPPPSPPAQTGLPPPPPPPTDSATISRAPIRYNQPTDSQAHNEDDAYSPPPTLGGDNDGQDDPESERRSNRPGQAGFAHRLMSKYGWTQGTGLGANETGIINPLRVQVEKRRKKADADGGGWAEPGGKGKIIGSKSKAEPSKLGAMSDVIVLQNMLENMPDLQTEISDGLGQEIGEECGEKYGRVERLYIDQPTRQVFIKFTDQVSALRAVNELDGRVFNGNTIIPKFYDSETFEKGVYTPS, from the exons AtggcagcaccaccacctccaccgccgGCAAAGGCGCCTTTCTCTCTCTATGATAACCTCATGGATCCTAATgatccagctccagccacaATATCTTCTGCGCCAGTTTTATACAATCAAGGTGAATCGGGTGCCGAAGCAAAGAAGTCTCTGGATCCAGCTCTTCGGTTCCAACCCATTCGTCGCCCTCCCATAAAGCAAGCCAAACCGAAAGGCAGCGTATTTCCAAAGTCAATATCAGCTTCAAACCCTCCAAGTGCGGCAGAAGCAGGTACAAACTCAGCACAATCAGCTGATCCTACCTCTACAACGTCAGCCACCGGACTCCCCGCCAAGAGTACTCTCGCTGACTGGGCTGCCACGGAGGACGATGAGTGGCGGTATGGTGTTGGAGAAAAACGGCAGCGTGGTGGACgtaaaaagaagaagaagcaacagCAGATGCAAGCTGAAACGGATTGGGATGAGATATATGATCCCGCCAGACctaccaacattgaagagtATTTGAGAAGTGATGAAAAGATAGACGAGGTGAGGGAGTGGAAGGCGATGCTGTACCGGCACCGGAAGAGACATGACGAAAGCGATATAtcagacgatgatgaggaggactCACGACCAGTACCATCAA ACCAATTCGCACCTCCTCCGTCATATGGCTTTGTACCCCCTCCTCCGGCATCTCCTCCttcagcaccaccaccagaggaaagtggcgatgatgccTACGCCCGCCGCCTAGCTTTATCTTCAAACAATCAACCTCCACCGCCTCCTTCACCACCCGCACAAACAGGTCTTCCTCCGCCCCCTCCCCCACCCACAGACTCAGCAACCATATCACGCGCTCCTATCCGGTACAATCAGCCCACAGATTCCCAGGCTCACAACGAAGACGACGCCTACTCTCCACCGCCAACTCTCGGCGGCGACAACGATGGTCAGGATGACCCAGAAAGTGAGAGACGTTCGAATCGTCCTGGCCAAGCTGGATTTGCCCACCGGCTCATGTCTAAATACGGCTGGACTCAAGGAACCGGTCTCGGCGCCAATGAGACTGGTATCATAAATCCTCTCCGAGTGCAAGTCGAAAAGCGGCGTAAGAAAGCTGATGCCGACGGCGGTGGGTGGGCAGAGCctggtggcaaaggcaagatCATCGGCTCCAAGAGCAAAGCAGAACCCAGCAAGTTGGGTGCGATGAGCGATGTCATTGTCCTACAGAACATGCTGGAGAATATGCCTGACCTGCAAACCGAAATTTCTGATGGTTTGGGGCAAGAAATTGGCGAAGAGTGCGGAGAAAAG TATGGCCGCGTAGAACGTCTCTACATCGACCAACCAACTCGTCAAGTTTTTATAAAATTCACAGACCAAGTGTCTGCCCTACGA GCAGTCAACGAGCTAGACGGTCGCGTGTTCAATGGCAACACGATAATACCCAAGTTTTACGATTCCGAAACATTCGAGAAAGGCGTATACACCCCCTCATAA
- a CDS encoding ECM33-like protein (similar to Metarhizium acridum CQMa 102 XP_007808950.1), translated as MHSVKLFSAVLAVAGAASAATTCTKDVKVTQPTPVIDCDVVDADVIIDQAVSGSLSLEGPKQITGDLIVNNATQLVGISSSSINAIGGTLRLQGLQLLSSFNMQALKSVKSLELVNLAQLSGLTLGTSGVTKATSIKIQDTFISDLSGLNVATADNITIANNGRLTMFNAKLENVTYTLSVVDNAGGMQINMSRLESAGVLDFRSIKSFDAPLLQTANRLSFQESPDLLSVSANNLTSIKDSLTLDNNKKLANISFTSLEKISGDMTIRNNTALLKINKFPQLKTIGGAVLLAGSFDTVEIPKLNDIKGAVTVTSTTDISSFCSFFDDLKKNNAIQGKESCTSNNAKANEGGKGGTSGSGNNTDSAAMGLGVNHAVLGFAAVAGFAQLF; from the exons ATGCATTCTGTCAAGTTGTTCTCGGCCGTCTTGGCCGTCGCTGGCGCTGCTTCTG CTGCCACGACCTGCACTAAGGACGTCAAGGTTACCCAGCCCACGCCCGTCATCGACTGCgatgtcgttgatgccgATGTCATCATCGACCAAGCTGTCTCCGGTAGCTTGAGCCTTGAGGGACCTAAGCAGATTACAGGTGACTTGATTGTCAACAACGCTACTCAACTTGTTGGCATCTCATCGTCTtccatcaacgccattggCGGCACTCTTCGCTTGCAAGGTCTTCAGCTCCTTAGCTCTTTCAACATGCAGGCCCTCAAATCTGTCAAGAGCCTCGAGCTTGTTAACCTGGCTCAGCTGAGCGGTCTGACTTTGGGTACCTCCGGTGTCACCAAGGCTACCTCCATCAAGATTCAGGACACCTTCATCAGCGATCTTAGCGGTCTTAATGTCGCTACCGCCGACAACATTACCATTGCCAACAATGGCCGTTTGACCATGTTCAACGCCAAGCTTGAGAACGTCACCTACACTCTTTCCGTCGTCGACAACGCTGGCGGCATGCAGATTAACATGTCCCGTCTTGAATCCGCGGGCGTTCTCGACTTCCGATCCATCAAGAGCTTCGATGCTCCCCTATTGCAGACTGCCAACCGTCTCAGCTTCCAGGAGAGCCCCGATCTGCTTTCCGTTTCCGCCAACAACTTGACTTCTATCAAGGACTCTCTTACTCtggacaacaacaagaagcttGCTAACATTTCCTTCACTTCTCTGGAGAAGATCAGTGGTGATATGACTATTCGCAACAACACTGCTCTCCTTAAGATTAACAAGTTCCCCCAGCTGAAGACTATTGGTGGTGCTGTGCTCTTGGCTGGTAGCTTCGACAC TGTCGAGATCCCTAAGCTTAACGACATCAAGGGTGCTGTTACCGTCACTTCCACCACCGATAtctccagcttctgcagcttcttTGACGatctgaagaagaacaacgccATCCAGGGCAAGGAGAGCTGCACATCAAACAACGCCAAGGCTAACGAGGGTGGCAAGGGCGGTACCTCTGGAAGTGGTAACAACACTGACTCTGCTGCCATGGGACTAGGCGTGAACCACGCCGTTCTGGGCTTTGCCGCTGTTGCTGGATTTGCGCAATTGTTTTAA
- a CDS encoding small nuclear ribonucleoprotein SmF (similar to Metarhizium acridum CQMa 102 XP_007808952.1) — translation MSFVPVNPRPMLQDLVNKPVFVRLKWGQVEYKGTLVSVDSYMNLQLSGTEEYVSDKPTGLLGQVLIRCNNVLWVRGADDSKDAAMSG, via the exons ATGAGTTTCGTACCCGTTAACCCGCGGCCGATGCTGCAGGACCTCGTCAACAAGCCAGTTTTCGTCCGCTTGAAGTGGGGTCAGGTTGAGTACAAGGGCACACTCGTCTCTGTCGACAGCTACATGAATCTGCAGTTGTCCGGCACCGAGGAATATGTTTCCGACAAACCAACTGGTCTGCTGGGACAAGTACTGATCAG ATGTAACAATGTGCTCTGGGTTCGTGGTGCGGACGACTCCAAGGACGCTGCCATGTCGGGTTAA
- a CDS encoding mannan polymerase II complex ANP1 subunit (similar to Aspergillus terreus NIH2624 XP_001214725.1), with amino-acid sequence MLLPKGGLNWKAARAQLPPTRVVWNILTRTRFLLLIAVTGIILLLWRGIRSSASEMQSFYCWGPSTPPIEMSQNEYARWNAHMQTPVIFNHHAPLKVESPTIQNVDLNPIKSTRKAVANQERVLILTPLKDAAPHLSKYFELLAKLSYPHNLIDLAFLVSDSKDDTLAVLAAELERIQKRPDNIPFRSATVVQKDFGYHLSQDVQQRHSFEAQGPRRKAMGKARNYLLATALKPEHSWVYWRDVDIVESPNKILEDFIAHDKDILVPNIWFHRYENGVDIEGRFDYNSWVESDKGRRLAASLDKDTVLAEGYKQYDTGRTYMAKMGDWRDDPHEEIELDGIGGVNILVKADVHRSGINFPSYAFENQAETEGFAKMAKRAGYQVVGLPNYVVWHIDTDEKGGNL; translated from the exons ATGCTTCTTCCTAAAGGAGGTTTGAATTGGAAAGCCGCCAGAGCACAGCTGCCGCCCACCCGTGTCGTCTGGAATATCCTAACGCGGACGCGGTTTTTGCTTCTAATTGCAGTCACTGGCATAATTCTGTTGTTATGGCGCGGTATTCGCAGCTCAGCGTCGGAAATGCAGAG CTTTTACTGCTGGGGTCCGTCAACACCGCCGATAGAAATGTCGCAAAACGAGTACGCCCGATGGAATGCGCACATGCAGACGCCCGTCATCTTTAATCACCACGCGCCCCTCAAGGTCGAGTCTCCAACGATACAAAACGTCGACTTGAACCCAATCAAGTCTACCCGAAAGGCCGTCGCCAACCAAGAGAGAGTCCTTATCCTCACCCCGCTAAAAGACGCAGCTCCTCACCTTTCCAAGTACTTTGAGCTGCTTGCCAAGCTTTCCTATCCCCATAACCTGATTGACCTTGCCTTCCTTGTCTCTGACTCCAAGGACGACACTCTTGCCGTGCTTGCCGCCGAGCTCGAACGAATCCAAAAGCGACCGGATAATATCCCATTCCGAAGTGCTACCGTTGTTCAGAAGGACTTTGGTTATCACCTTAGCCAGGATGTTCAACAGAGACACTCGTTTGAGGCCCAGGGTCCTCGCCGCAAGGCCATGGGTAAAGCCAGAAATTACTTGCTGGCTACTGCATTGAAGCCGGAACACTCTTGGGTCTACTGGCGAGATGTTGATATTGTTGAGAGCCCGAATAAAATTCTCGAGGACTTCATTGCTCACGATAAGGACATCTTGGTTCCAA ACATTTGGTTCCACAGATATGAGAACGGTGTTGATATCGAAGGTCGAT TTGATTATAATTCGTGGGTTGAGTCGGACAAAGGCCGCCGGTTGGCCGCTAGCCTGGATAAGGATACAGTTCTCGCCGAGG GGTACAAACAATACGACACCGGCCGCACCTACATGGCAAAGATGGGAGACTGGCGAGACGATCCGCATGAGGAGATTGAACTCGATGGTATTGGTGGCGTTAACATTCTTGTTAAGGCCGATGTTCACCGATCTG GCATCAACTTTCCGTCCTATGCCTTCGAGAATCAAGCCGAGACAGAAGGATTTGCCAAGATGGCGAAGCGAGCGGGCTACCAAGTGGTCGGCCTCCCCAACTATGTCGTATGGCACATCGATACCGACGAGAAAGGCGGCAACTTATAA